TATGCAGGCTTGTTCGGAAGGGGCGCCGCAGGTACCAAGTCGATACAATGTTGAATATCTCGCAAAGGAGGCAAGTCGGGAGGCAACTCTTGAGGAAACACATCAACATACTccttcaaaagtttagaaatcgCCTTGGGAACATCCGACACACCCATATCCGCCATAGGAACCAACACTAGAACATACCCGGATTCATGACTTTCATTGAGAAATCCTTTAGAAGCAAGCAACGTAGTGGGAGGAGGCTTCGTAGTCACCTTCTCCTTCATAGGTAACAAAGTGAATTGTCGCTTCTCCTTAAGGACGGTGTAGGTATTCTTCTTTCCATCATGGATGGAATGCCTATCATATTGCCACAGGCGACCAAGTAGTATATGACAAGCATCCATAGGTACAACATCACACCAAACTTCATCAAAGTACTTTTGCCGAATGGAGAAAGATTCCAAGCACCTTTTAGTCACCTTGATTTTATTACCCTTCTTGAACCAAGAAATGGTATAAGGATGGGGATGCTCCTCCACTTTGAGTTGTAACTTGTCCACCACCTCTTGAGAGACTACATTCTCACAACTTCCGCTATCAATAATCATGTTGCAAACTCTATCACCAACATTGCAAGTGGTGTAAAAGATATTGGTACGCAACCAATCTTCATTACCAACATCCTTAGGAGTAAGGAGAGTCTTTTTTATCATCAACGCATagccttcttcttcctcattatCACCTCCAATTTCTTCACATATTTCTTCGTCATAAACGGGAATATCATCCTCACAACCTTGTTCCGTAACCTCCTCAATGAAAAGTGCCTTGTTACGACCTCCGGAAGTCTTACGACAATCCAAAGACTTGTGACCCGGTTCCCGACACTTGAAGCACTTGAAACCCCCACTTTGGAATTGATTTCGAGCCCCCGAAGCACCGGATTGAGACTGATTTTGAGCGGGTGTTGAAGCTTTATCCGCTCGGTTTTGAGTACCAACTCCGGGAGAAGCACCTTGGCCACCACTAGAGGAAGAACCACCTCTAGCATAAGAGTAAAAGGGCTGCCCGGACTTGGAACCGCCTTGATATTGTTGCCCGGATCTCGAAAACTTtctcttttcttgcttttcggCCACCAAGGCCCGATTGTAAGCTTCCGAAACCGTCCACAAAGTTTGCATAGCGAGGGCATCTTGGATTGTGATTGTCAACCCACTTATGTACCTTGCAACCATTTGATCTTCACTTTCATTTAAATCAACTCTAGCAACAAGTTGATGGAAAGCCTCCGTGTACTCATCAACACTTCCAACTTGTTCGAGATTATGCAAATTCTTGTAGAGATTTTGCATATAGTTGAAAGGCAAGAATTGTTCATTgagtttcttcttcattttctcccATTCTCTAATCTTTCCCTTTCCTCTTCGTTGCCTAGTTCCTTGCAATTGCTCCCACCAAGCGGAAGCTCTTCCTTTGAGGCGGATAGCCACTAACTTCACCTTCTTCTCCTCGGAGACGTCTCCATAATCAAACACTCTTTCAACCGTATTAATCCAATCAACAAACTCATCTGGATTAAGACTTCCATTGAACTCGGGAAGTTCAATCTTGATGTTCTTCTCCCACCTATAAGGAGAGTGAGTGGAAGGTGGCCTACGCCAATTCGGATCACCAAAAGGATTGTCAAAGTGACTTTGAGAGTCCTCGGACCCTCCACTACCTGCACGCGACACTTGCAAGCCTTGCACCATCGCCGTTAGGGTAGCAACTTGTTGTCTCAACTCTTGAATCTCATGGTTTTGGTTGCCAAACTCATTCTCCTCACCATTGTTCACCACAAAGCCTCTACCTCTACCTCCTCTTCTACCTCTAGCCCGATAAGCCATTACAATACCCAAATTCAACTCCAATCAAGTAAATCAACCCCAAATAATGAAAACCCAGTCAACTCAGCCACCAATTTCAACAGAACAACCCCAAAAACACGTAATCACCAATAATCATACTCAAATCGACAACTACGGAGCAATCTAGCAACAACCCagcaaagaaaataaggaaTCGACACTTACCCACCTTAGATCTTGtccaaaatcagcaaaaatcAGTCCGAAAACTCTCAAAACCCACAGATCTGACTTGAAATCACTGTAGCAAGCTCCGAAATCACTGTAGCAGTCTCGAAATCACTGTGCTTGTGCTCGAAATCACTGTAGCAGGTCCGAAATTACTGTAGTAGACTCGGAATCACTGTAGCAGCTCTGAAATGGTCCGAAACAGGCAGATCTGGGTTTGAAACTTCGATTTGAGTTCCGAAATTGCAGATTTGAGCTCGAACAAGGCTGGGTCTTGTTCAAACAGGTCCGAACAGTTCCAAAATCACTGTAGCAGACTCGGAATCACTGTAGCAGCTCCGAAACAGCTCCGAAATGGGTAGATCGAGCTTGAACAGTGCCGAAATGGCTGATTCAAGTTCGAACAGGTCAGATCCTAAGGGTTTTGGGTTCGATTCAGGGCTAAATAGGGTCGAAATCAAAGTATAGGGTGTTGGGTTGGATAGATCTAAGGATTTAGAGTGATTTGGGGGCTCCGGCGAGATTTTTCGGCTCCGTTTTAGGTTTCCGGCGAGGTTTAGGTTTCCGATGAAGTCTCCGGCGAGATGAACGGTGGGGATCGAGCCtagaagctctgataccaaatgatgcaaccAAAGATACCCATagataatgtagagagagaaactcccaaatgggatacaaagagactagctcttgataatatttgttcaaaatgataaaaaatttccaaaagaaAGGACTCCAACACCTATATATAGACTCCATacaaaagacataaataccCTTCCTACATACTACATCAGATCTGAAAAGAAGAAAGTATTAGAGATCTGAAAAGAAGAAAGTATGAGAAAAGGAGCATCCAAATGTGCAAGATTTAAGTGAAAGCAAGATTCGGAAGGTATGCCCGAGCAAGCTCTGGCTGCAAAGGAAAAGGGGGAAACGTCCGGAAGATGGACCTCCACAACTCGATTAGCTCCAGTCGGCGTAGTCCCGACCACTCTCTAGTCCAACGCGGGGACGCGGCTGCACTCTCCGCTTCTATTTCCAGGGGCACCCCTCCTCATAGAAGACTGAAAAGTCATTTGAGCAATACGGTACTCGATGTTACGCCccaatatttttatttaattatattgccatttattaattggatgTTGTAGTCGaatcttaattaattattttgcgCGCACTATGGGTACAATTGTCATTATAGTTTTGAGCAATTGTCTCCCTTGTCCTCTTTTAAGGAATCAATCGGGTGCATGAATGAGCACTGGTATAGAATTTTTATTAGTGGATGTGAGTGTGATGAAAGAGAGAACTCGTGAGAGAGGGTGTGCGTGGTTGTGGTGTGGGattgtggtgtgtgtgtgctgTGTGATTTGTGGGCTATAAAATTATGCACGTGGGGGCAAAGTTCGAACGGTAGAGTTTAGGAATGGAGATCAGGAGGTGAGTGTATGCATGTCGATTGGATGCATGAAGTTTGGGCTTCGTAGTTTTGTGGCTACCGTTGTTATAGTAATTTAGGATAAATTTTAATGGTACCTAATATTCATAGTTTATCGAGTTTGCACTAAACTTTGAATAGTTAGTCATTTTGTATTGTTCTTTTGTTCAGGTTAGCTTCTTTTTCGTGTATTCGATTGCATTACTTTTGGACTCAGATGGGTGGTTAAGTATGTTACATACTTTCAAAAGTTTCCCGAGTTCCTTAAAATTATTTCCTTAAAACATTTATATGCATGTTATTTAGAAACCCTTAAAATTATTTCCTTAAAACATTTATATGCATGTTATTTAGAAATCCGTAATTGTTTATAATTTGTTTTATAAATTGGCATTTGATGACTTTTGGTGAaatcaattattattattttttggtggtGAGACTTGGTGGATATTGTTGGGAATATTCTcagaagtccagggaaattatttCTCTTCATGTAGGTGACCCTGGTCATTGGGGAAGAGACtgtgttaggccggtgaccctaatgctcaataGCATTCTTTTCGTCGGATCGTCTTAGGTAAAAGTACCATGGGCTaccaaccctggtgactctaagttcgatattggtTTCAATTTTGATGAGATATCATTTGGGCCATGGTACtatttggttgtggttccccattgttgatggatgtaatgttgtgatcaccactaagaattattatttgattaaatGATTCATTGGCCTTATTTGTTGGTTTGTTGTACACTTGTATGCCAAAATATGTTGACatgataatctatttttagcccATGCTTTAgaactttatttaatattaaTAATATATACGTGTTTTGCCACTCATTGAGCCTGTCATCTGACAGATTTTTATCCAATTTCTTTTTCAAgcaagttggggagttaggTAAGGACTCTGGCGGTATCTTGAGAATTTTTATATTGACCTCCATAGGATGTTGCATTTAGTATAAGAATTTTAATCATCGTGTAGCaagccgagcaaaatggctcgaGCTATTTCCGAACGTGATCTAGTATCCCTTTCAACTCCAAGTCATCTTTCTCTCAACGTTTGAAAcagcaaccgtagccgagggtcccGTTAATTACTACTTCCTTAAACGCTCCAGTCCCAGCACCCGCATGAGCGGAAAATACGTTCGTTTGGACAGCTGCCGAGGTCACACAACAAGCTCGGTTTCGAGCGAAGCATGGCCGACGATCCAGCCCGACTGCGTTAGAATAGTAGCcgtggcaatgatgatggtcgtgacgtcatccaaacggttatgaggataatgatgggggcacgtgaaggtgccagctcatcctgAAAAatggttgcaaaaccctaaaacgtGACGTAAGAGTGACATCAGCCAACGCGtgttgagcgttggtgcaatcttggagaccaagctaagaggttccctataaatatcccattatgcctgcTTGGAAAAGGTATGCACAAAGAAAACCCTAGTTCCTGATTCCTAACTTCTCTCTGCAAgtaaactgactcttgcaccggagggccatcccggaggacctccggtgtggtctttagtcgtgcttcatTTTGCAGGGCAGAGGGAGGAACTAGGGGAGGATCACGAACCCATATTTAGAAAGCAAGAACCACTCGGAACGCAgcccccacaatttggtgaacccgacgtgaaacggTTGTTTCTTAGATCCACGGCGGCTCCTCCTAGTCGACCACCTCCTCTTTCCCAAAAACTTCACTCCTCCAGATCTCCACCGGTCTCCTCCTAAAAAAAATGGGCGTAGCACCTCCACCTCCTCTTTTTCAACCCCTCAATTCCTCTTTGCACATTACCTCTGAAACCGATATCAACGTTgcctccccatctcaccctccTGGATTTACTCCTCCAGGCGTGAGCGCCTCCATCCAACGTCCAGTAGGATTAAGCGAAGACGCTCTAGCATACGTACAGATGCTAGAACAGCAGCAAGAACAAACCAACGCTGATGTCGCCATTCTCAAAATGGAAATTGCAAAGATTAAGGCCAACGAATGTCCGACGGCATCCCATTTCGGCTCTAAGGGACGTCGTCGGAAAGGACACCtgccgcctcctcctcctcccctggTTGGTGACGTACGGCCACATAGAATCTCAGTTCATGATCGCTtggacccaccattgacagAGCACCGAGCTGGGGATAGCGCTCACCTTAGGCAGCAACTCTCCCCAGTTCATCAACGTCTCGGTAGTGGTGCGGGActtagagaaagagaaaggcgATGAGAAGGAAGTCCACATACTGTTTTCTCAAGTTCGACGGTTGGAGACGAATATTCCCAGGGCTCCCAAAGTTACGATACCGTGAAATTTTAAGACAACGATCAGGTTCTTATCCTGTATGAATCCGAACGGCGAAGAAGCCAAACGCCGcgaaaaaaagggaaaggtCCTCAGAGCTACCACATTGAACATGATGAAGTCCCTCGGGAAAAAGCCTACGATCGGCTAGCAACAAACTCGGAAAGCGCTCGGAAACTTCACCGTGAGAGGAGCGTAAGTGTTGTCGTTCGGCAGGACGATCGTCCAAGCCAACGAAGGGTCTATCATACTGAAAATCTTTCAGAAAAGGACCATAAAAGGGTCCccatagagaagagagagaggggatccCGACGTCAGCATGATTCATTGGAAGAAAAACAGAGGGAACAGGAATACCGAGCATCGAAGAAACCTCGGAACGCTCGGGAAGGACTTCCCCCTCGGCCAACTCACGaatatcaattgaaaaagctgaCGGAATCACCCTTCTCCGCCAAGATCCAAGCCACCTTGCCGAAGCCAGGGCTCCACCTCCCGAAGTTTCAGAAGTTTGACCCCAGCACAACCGAAGCATATACCCATCTAATCAGCTACAGAAGCACCATCTCATGCATCACCGATGACGACgccatcatgtgcaaagcatttCCCTCGAGTCTTGGACGCCTCGGCCTGCTTTGGTTTAACCAATTAGAGGCAGGATCGATccatagtttcaaagagcttgaaaaggcttttaactatcggttcatcactagcaacaagcaagccaaggaagaagatgccCTGGCACAGATGAGAAAGAGGCCCGGCGAAACACTTCGGAAGTATGCCGAACGTTACTGGCAATTGTTTAACGAAATACCCGGTGTTGATCAATACTGGGCTGCAAGGAActtcaaaaatgggttggaaACAGGAAGCAAGATCTTAGATGAGCTGGTAATAAGGGCGCCTCATGGAATGAACGAGCTGATGAGGATGGTTGAACAGTTCTgttcctacgaagagttcctcgcCGAACGAGAACTCCAAGGAGGACAAAACTCAACCGCACCTTAAAGCCTTCATATTCCCACGCCCCAAATTGCACCCTCAAAGCCTGTGGTCGCGGTccagccgaagaagcaggtcaacacagtcaaAATGGCGGACAAAAAGGGTCCTAAAGCTCATGACTATATAGCTGAAACCACCGTTTTTaaagagccaatttatttcctcctccgtacgTTAGAGAGGGAACCGTTCTTTGTCTGGCCGAACCCTCCCAAGTTGAACACAGAAGAAGGCAATAACAACAGTCGGAAGAGATGCTCGTACCATAACGAGCTCGGCCATTACACCACGGTTTGCGCTCCGTATAAAGCAGTTTTGGAAAATCTGGCGGCACAGGGACTTCTCGATGATCATATTGACTGGACAAAAACACCAAGGAGACAGCCGAACGCAGGAGGACAAAATCCCATTCCCCGTTCGGTTGGAGTTATCAACGTTATTCACGGACCAACCACAAAGGAGGTAGCAAAGTAGCTTCGTTTGGAGCTCGGCAAAGCTCAGAATgcaacccaaattttttccatcaatcGTGCTTCTAAACGGATGAAGACATTTGAGCCTCCCTGGTCAATTACTTTCACCGAGCAAGATCTTCAACGAATCCAAACACCCTACAGCAACGCATTGGTGGTCAAGGTGCAAATCTCAACCCACTCAGTCAAAAGGGTGCTTGTAGACCAAGGAAGCTCGGCCGGAGTGATGTACTTATCCCTCTTCACGGAGCTCGAAATCCCAGAGTCATGCCTACTCCCAGCAGAAGTTCCCTTAATTGGATTTAGTGGAACTCCCGTTTGGCCTCTCGGTAGGATTACCCTCCCTGTTGTGACCGGCTCGGTTACTTCTAATCTGGAGTTCGTCGTCGTGGATGCCCCGAGCCCATACAATGCAATCCTTGGCCGAAATTGGCTCCATTCAATAAAGGtcgtcgcctcaacctaccaccaggtggtcAGGTACATCGGCGCTCACGGCAAACAAGAAGATCTGTTTGGAGACCAATTATAGGCCAGACAATGTTACGTCTCGGCCATCGGAAAGACATCAAGCTCCAAACGGgtacattgggttgaagtccctgacAAGCCGGTTCTCGAGgacgtcggatctcttcctgaagaAAAATCCATTGaagatcttatcaaattcccACTCAACGAGGACGCTTCACGATATTTCATGCTCGGAGCCGATTTGCCCAAAGCCGGGAGTGAAGAAACGTTTCAATTCTTGAAGAGCAACAttgaagtctttgcttggacaTTGTACGATATGCCAGGCATCGACCCAGAGCTCATCCAGCACTCACTCAAtgtttcaaaatcagcaaaatTGGTGATTCAAAAGCCTCGATGTTCGGCTACCATTCATGCCGAAGCTGTAAACGAAGAAGTGGACAAACTCCTCAAGGCAGGTGCCATcaaagaagtgcaataccccacttggcttGCAAACCCtgtggtggtaaagaagaagaatggaaaatggagggtctgcgtggactacaccaacttgaatgatgcttgcCCAAAGGACTGTTTACCCCTCCCAAAGACAGATCAATTAGTAGATGCAACAGCGGGTCATGCTCGGCTCAGTTTTTTGGATGCCTACAGAGGTtaccaccagatagccatggaCCCCGCCGACATGGAGAAGATGGCATTCATCACCCCAAGGGGCCTCTTTTGCTACTTGGTTATGCCGTTTGGACTCAAGAACGCGGGGGCCACATTtcaaagaatggtatacctGTTGTTCGGAATGCTCATCGGGGAGATCATGGAAGCCTATATTGATGATATGGTAGTCGAAAGTCTCAAAGCCGAGAACCACCTCTCTCACCTTGCCGAAGTCTTTGCAATTCTGAAGAAGTACAAGCTACGGCTAAATGCAGACAAATGCGCATTCGGAGTTAGCTCCGGGAAGTTCCTCGGTTATCTTGTCACTCGGCGTGGAATCGAAGCAGATCCGAACCAGATCTCAGCTATTCAGCCATTAAAACCACCATCAactcctcgggaaattcagaagctAACAGGGATGGCAGCGGCCCTCAACAGGTTCATTAGCCGCTCGTCAGATAAATGCCACGTTTTCTTCCAAACCCTAAAAAGCAAAGCCGACGGAGTTTTAAGTGGACGGAAGATTGCGACGCAGCACTAACCGAGCTGAAATCTTATCTATGTTCGGCCCCGCTTCTCGTCAAACCAATTGCCTTTGaaact
This DNA window, taken from Rhododendron vialii isolate Sample 1 chromosome 8a, ASM3025357v1, encodes the following:
- the LOC131298623 gene encoding uncharacterized protein LOC131298623, which produces MAYRARGRRGGRGRGFVVNNGEENEFGNQNHEIQELRQQVATLTAMVQGLQVSRAGSGGSEDSQSHFDNPFGDPNWRRPPSTHSPYRWEKNIKIELPEFNGSLNPDEFVDWINTVERVFDYGDVSEEKKVKLVAIRLKGRASAWWEQLQGTRQRRGKGKIREWEKMKKKLNEQFLPFNYMQNLYKNLHNLEQVGSVDEYTEAFHQLVARVDLNESEDQMVARYISGLTITIQDALAMQTLWTVSEAYNRALVAEKQEKRKFSRSGQQYQGGSKSGQPFYSYARGGSSSSGGQGASPGVGTQNRADKASTPAQNQSQSGASGARNQFQSGGFKCFKCREPGHKSLDCRKTSGGRNKALFIEEVTEQGCEDDIPVYDEEICEEIGGDNEEEEGYALMIKKTLLTPKDVGNEDWLRTNIFYTTCNVGDRVCNMIIDSGSCENVVSQEVVDKLQLKVEEHPHPYTISWFKKGNKIKVTKRCLESFSIRQKYFDEVWCDVVPMDACHILLGRLWQYDRHSIHDGKKNTYTVLKEKRQFTLLPMKEKVTTKPPPTTLLASKGFLNESHESGYVLVLVPMADMGVSDVPKAISKLLKEYVDVFPQELPPDLPPLRDIQHCIDLVPAAPLPNKPAYRMSPREREEIQRQVKDLLEKDYIRASLSPCAVPALLTPKKDGSWRMCVDSRAINKITIKYRFPIPRLDDMLDCLAGSKVFSKIDLRSGYHQIRVRPGDEWKTAFKTPHGLFEWLVMPFGLTNAPSTFMRVMTQMLQPLLGICVVVYFDDILVYSRCFEDHTSHLQQVFEILRKEKFYGNLKKCSFAVDKVVFLGYVVSAKGVHMDEDKIKAIVEWPTPTSVHEVRSFHGLATFYRRFIANFSSIAAPLTDCLK